Proteins from one Nodularia sp. LEGE 06071 genomic window:
- a CDS encoding DUF1902 domain-containing protein encodes MGKKVIAVQAFWDAEARVWVATSDDLPGLATEADTAEKLSEKLKVMIPELIELNQVQLSSTEPLFLDLTSHLLEPITMAC; translated from the coding sequence ATGGGAAAAAAAGTCATTGCAGTACAGGCTTTTTGGGATGCTGAAGCTAGAGTTTGGGTTGCTACAAGTGATGATTTACCTGGATTAGCAACAGAAGCTGATACAGCAGAAAAGCTGTCAGAAAAGCTGAAAGTGATGATTCCAGAGCTTATTGAGCTAAATCAAGTGCAGCTTTCGAGTACAGAACCTCTCTTTTTAGATTTGACAAGCCATTTACTCGAACCTATTACTATGGCTTGTTAA
- the fghA gene encoding S-formylglutathione hydrolase produces MTNLDLISEYQSFGGQLGFYSHLSSTCKSQMRFAVYEPPQATQQPIPVLYFLSGLTCTEENFLAKAGAQRYASEYGLILVAPDTSPRNTGIAGEDDDWDFGTGAGFYVDATEEPWHQHYQMYSYIVQELPAIIAANFPIIPDKQGIFGHSMGGHGALVCAIRNPHLYKSVSAFAPIAAPMRSPWGQKAFSGYLGKNQETWRNYDASQLVQQLGYHSPILIDQGTADKFLAEELLPEVFEQACASVNQPLNLRYQTGYDHSYYFIASFIEDHIRHHAIALCESY; encoded by the coding sequence ATGACTAATCTGGATCTGATCTCAGAATATCAAAGCTTTGGCGGCCAACTCGGCTTTTACTCTCACCTTTCTTCCACCTGTAAAAGTCAGATGCGTTTCGCCGTCTATGAACCACCACAAGCCACTCAACAGCCAATACCCGTTCTCTATTTCCTTTCTGGCTTGACTTGTACTGAAGAGAATTTTCTAGCCAAAGCTGGGGCGCAGCGTTACGCATCTGAGTACGGCTTAATATTAGTCGCACCAGATACTAGCCCCCGCAACACTGGTATTGCAGGTGAAGATGACGATTGGGATTTTGGTACAGGTGCAGGTTTTTATGTGGATGCTACTGAGGAACCTTGGCATCAGCATTACCAAATGTATAGTTATATCGTCCAGGAATTACCAGCGATAATTGCCGCAAATTTCCCAATTATACCTGATAAACAAGGTATTTTTGGTCATTCAATGGGAGGACATGGAGCGCTAGTATGTGCTATAAGAAACCCGCATCTATATAAATCAGTTTCAGCTTTTGCACCGATTGCTGCACCAATGCGATCGCCTTGGGGTCAAAAGGCTTTCAGTGGTTATCTAGGCAAAAATCAAGAAACGTGGCGTAATTATGATGCTAGTCAATTAGTCCAACAATTAGGATATCACAGTCCCATTTTGATTGACCAAGGAACTGCGGATAAATTTTTAGCTGAAGAATTACTTCCAGAAGTGTTTGAGCAAGCTTGTGCATCTGTGAATCAGCCTCTCAACTTACGTTACCAAACAGGCTACGACCACAGTTATTATTTTATCGCTAGTTTTATTGAAGATCATATCCGCCATCATGCGATCGCTCTATGTGAAAGTTACTGA
- a CDS encoding DUF29 domain-containing protein — MQTPQTGKSLANLKDNLYKTDFAAWTKQQSYLLRNQQWNQLDLPNLIAEIESLGRLERQELRNRLSILIGTLLKWEFKSAQRSRNWLVIIRLQRREILKLLSENSRLKPDLEKILPEAYENARDLASSETNLPLSTFPQQCLYTLLEVMSDRFYPSEAANDDLMESSPKT, encoded by the coding sequence ATGCAAACACCACAAACTGGAAAATCATTGGCAAATCTCAAAGATAACCTCTATAAAACCGACTTTGCTGCTTGGACAAAGCAACAATCTTATCTGCTGCGTAATCAGCAATGGAACCAGCTGGACTTACCCAATTTAATTGCGGAGATCGAATCTTTAGGGAGACTGGAACGTCAAGAATTACGAAATCGCCTCAGCATATTAATTGGAACTTTACTCAAGTGGGAATTTAAATCAGCACAACGCAGTCGTAATTGGTTGGTAATCATTCGACTTCAACGGCGGGAGATTCTCAAATTACTCAGCGAAAATTCTCGTCTCAAGCCTGACTTAGAAAAAATACTCCCAGAAGCCTATGAAAATGCTAGAGATTTAGCATCAAGTGAAACCAACTTGCCATTATCAACTTTTCCCCAACAATGTTTGTATACTCTGCTAGAAGTGATGAGCGATCGCTTTTATCCGTCTGAAGCGGCAAATGATGATTTGATGGAATCATCGCCTAAAACTTGA
- a CDS encoding S-(hydroxymethyl)glutathione dehydrogenase/class III alcohol dehydrogenase gives MEVKAAVAYGAGKPLTIETVELSPPRAGEVLIEIKASGVCHTDAYTLSGDDPEGLFPAILGHEGAGVVVEVGAGVTSLKPGDHVIPLYTPECRQCEYCLSMKTNLCQAIRLTQGRGVMPDGTSRFSIGGEMLHHYMGTSTFANYTVLPEIAVAKIRPDAPFDKVCYIGCGVTTGVGAVINTAKVEPGANVVVFGLGGIGLNVIQGARMVGANMIVGVDINPSKRALAEKFGMTHFVNPQEVEGDLVPYLVDLTKGGADYSFECIGNVNVMRQALECCHKGWGVSVVIGVAGAGQEIRTRPFQLVTGRVWKGSAFGGARGRTDVPKIVDWYMDGKINIDDLITHVMPIEEINTAFDLMHKGESIRSVVTF, from the coding sequence GTGGAAGTTAAAGCAGCAGTCGCTTACGGCGCGGGTAAGCCGTTGACTATTGAAACCGTGGAATTATCGCCACCACGAGCCGGGGAAGTCTTAATTGAGATTAAAGCCTCTGGAGTTTGCCATACCGATGCTTACACCCTTTCTGGTGATGATCCTGAAGGTTTATTTCCCGCAATTTTGGGACATGAAGGCGCTGGTGTGGTAGTAGAAGTTGGTGCTGGTGTGACTAGCCTCAAGCCAGGAGATCATGTCATTCCTCTATATACTCCAGAATGCCGGCAGTGTGAATATTGCTTAAGCATGAAGACCAATCTTTGTCAAGCAATTCGCCTCACTCAAGGGCGCGGTGTCATGCCCGATGGCACCAGTCGCTTTAGTATTGGCGGGGAAATGCTGCATCATTACATGGGTACATCTACCTTTGCTAATTACACAGTATTACCAGAAATTGCCGTCGCCAAAATTCGCCCAGATGCCCCCTTTGATAAAGTTTGTTATATTGGCTGTGGTGTAACTACTGGCGTGGGTGCAGTTATTAATACAGCCAAAGTGGAACCAGGAGCAAACGTCGTGGTTTTTGGCTTAGGCGGTATTGGTTTGAATGTCATCCAAGGGGCGCGGATGGTGGGAGCGAATATGATTGTCGGGGTAGATATTAATCCCAGCAAACGCGCATTAGCCGAAAAATTTGGGATGACACACTTTGTCAATCCCCAAGAAGTTGAGGGTGATTTAGTTCCTTATTTAGTGGACTTAACCAAAGGCGGTGCTGATTATAGTTTTGAATGTATTGGTAATGTAAATGTGATGCGTCAAGCCTTAGAATGCTGTCATAAAGGTTGGGGCGTGAGTGTCGTTATTGGTGTCGCTGGTGCAGGACAAGAAATCAGGACTCGTCCTTTTCAATTAGTAACTGGACGCGTTTGGAAAGGTTCGGCATTTGGTGGCGCTAGGGGGCGTACAGATGTGCCGAAAATTGTAGATTGGTATATGGATGGAAAAATAAATATTGATGATTTAATTACTCATGTCATGCCGATTGAAGAGATTAATACAGCTTTTGATTTAATGCACAAAGGCGAATCAATCCGCAGCGTAGTGACATTTTAA